From Deinococcus sp. HSC-46F16, the proteins below share one genomic window:
- a CDS encoding metallophosphoesterase: protein MKVPASSTDPGRRRFLRGLLGGTLALGTLGGVGVAQAYDFGTVREEGVLPGLRSPLRVAFLTDLHYGLYIFERQIRAWVDTANAAQPDLVLLGGDFLDVRSDVDPAPLLTELARLRAPLGVYAVWGNHDYGSFGAYDRGVLGQGIPGWAERREQVAAAFAAAGITVLRNAGRSVRDDLWVGGVDDLWRGEPDVRAALAGAGEGQASVLLSHNPDLLPDLPQRVGLVLSGHTHGGQIRLPVVGAPVVPSKYGQRYAMGWVQGAHGTPGYVSRGLGVSGVPLRNLCPPEVTLLTLRPE, encoded by the coding sequence ATGAAGGTCCCCGCCTCGTCCACCGACCCTGGCCGCCGCCGTTTCCTGCGCGGACTGCTGGGCGGCACGCTGGCGCTGGGCACCCTGGGGGGCGTGGGCGTGGCCCAGGCCTACGACTTCGGCACCGTGCGCGAGGAAGGGGTGTTACCGGGGTTGCGCTCACCGCTGCGGGTGGCCTTTCTGACCGACCTGCACTACGGCCTCTACATCTTCGAGCGGCAGATTCGCGCCTGGGTGGACACGGCGAACGCGGCCCAGCCCGACCTCGTGCTGCTGGGCGGCGATTTTCTGGACGTGCGCTCGGACGTGGACCCCGCGCCCCTCCTGACCGAACTCGCGCGGCTGCGGGCGCCGCTGGGGGTCTACGCGGTATGGGGCAACCACGACTACGGCTCCTTCGGGGCCTACGACCGGGGCGTGCTGGGCCAGGGCATCCCAGGCTGGGCCGAGCGCCGCGAGCAGGTGGCGGCGGCCTTTGCGGCGGCAGGCATCACTGTGCTGCGCAACGCGGGCCGCTCGGTGCGGGACGACCTGTGGGTGGGCGGCGTGGACGACCTGTGGCGCGGCGAGCCGGACGTGAGGGCGGCGCTCGCCGGAGCAGGGGAGGGGCAGGCCAGCGTGCTCCTGAGCCACAACCCCGACCTGCTGCCCGATCTGCCCCAGCGCGTCGGGCTGGTCCTGTCGGGCCACACCCACGGCGGGCAGATTCGGCTGCCGGTCGTGGGCGCTCCGGTCGTGCCCAGCAAGTACGGCCAGCGCTACGCGATGGGCTGGGTGCAGGGTGCCCACGGCACGCCGGGCTACGTGAGCCGGGGGTTGGGGGTCAGCGGGGTGCCGCTGCGCAACCTCTGCCCGCCGGAAGTGACGCTGCTCACGCTGCGGCCCGAATAG
- a CDS encoding metallophosphoesterase, whose amino-acid sequence MTRPVVILPDLHGRLDLLEGALEYAGREWGPQVHFLSLGDAIDRGPQSVACAGTLLDLARAGRATLLMGNHERMAQEGLQWYRAYLTSQDPADYRRALEGFRWWIGNGGESVRREVGALTLETFPTGLAEYLDTLTRVVYVTGDGEVHRAVPAEPSVLVAHASPPVQHRQYPSPESAALWLRPFEGPFPLPPGVTYSVHGHTPVRAPTRLARHVYLDLGAYETGRVALLTVRGPEDVAAPPPVTVLEGRGDPAAARRYPTFGEALPVGLAARTGGHP is encoded by the coding sequence ATGACCCGGCCCGTCGTCATCCTGCCCGACCTGCACGGGCGGCTGGACCTGCTGGAGGGGGCGCTGGAGTACGCCGGGCGCGAGTGGGGGCCGCAAGTCCACTTCCTGAGCCTGGGCGACGCCATCGACCGGGGGCCGCAGAGCGTGGCCTGCGCGGGGACACTGCTGGACCTCGCGCGGGCGGGCCGGGCCACCCTCCTGATGGGCAACCACGAGCGCATGGCGCAGGAGGGCTTGCAGTGGTACCGCGCCTACCTGACCTCGCAGGACCCCGCCGACTATCGCCGGGCGCTGGAGGGCTTTCGCTGGTGGATAGGCAACGGCGGCGAGAGCGTGCGCCGCGAGGTGGGGGCGCTGACGCTGGAGACCTTTCCGACCGGGCTGGCCGAGTACCTCGATACCCTGACGCGGGTGGTGTATGTGACCGGGGATGGGGAGGTGCACCGCGCGGTGCCCGCTGAACCCAGCGTGCTCGTCGCCCACGCCAGCCCGCCCGTTCAGCACCGCCAGTACCCCAGCCCCGAGTCGGCGGCACTGTGGCTGCGGCCCTTCGAGGGGCCGTTTCCGCTGCCGCCGGGAGTCACCTACAGCGTCCACGGGCACACCCCGGTGCGGGCGCCCACCCGGCTGGCGCGGCACGTCTACCTCGACCTGGGGGCCTATGAGACAGGCCGGGTCGCGCTGCTGACCGTGCGGGGGCCGGAGGACGTGGCGGCCCCGCCCCCCGTCACCGTGCTGGAAGGCCGGGGCGACCCCGCCGCCGCCCGCCGCTATCCCACCTTCGGGGAGGCGCTCCCCGTGGGGCTCGCCGCCCGGACCGGAGGTCACCCATGA
- a CDS encoding CHAD domain-containing protein codes for MSRRSEAAGRLRPLWDALTAGDPEAVHRARKLTRRAQAELRVADAGGKTERAWRDLRRAAAPLRDHDVAGDHLRQALTELDVPGDTLAYFDRTWAERRAARLAATEWPEPPPAFKLRRGWKDRARRLIRRDGKRLLAAGEAALATHDAEQWHDWRKRLKRYRYTLALLGEVPPVLTDTLEALGRFQDAEVVLGILHGDPDLLRYERARLIAREEVARNKAQGRVRELFPELARLLSVGDAGED; via the coding sequence GTGAGCCGCCGCAGCGAGGCCGCCGGACGGCTGCGCCCGCTGTGGGACGCCCTGACCGCCGGGGACCCCGAGGCCGTCCACCGCGCCCGCAAGCTCACCCGCCGCGCCCAGGCCGAGCTGCGGGTCGCCGACGCCGGGGGGAAGACCGAGCGGGCCTGGCGCGACCTGCGCCGCGCCGCCGCCCCGCTGCGCGACCACGACGTGGCCGGGGACCATCTGCGTCAGGCGCTGACCGAACTGGACGTGCCGGGCGACACCCTCGCCTACTTCGACCGCACCTGGGCCGAGCGCCGCGCGGCGCGATTGGCGGCGACTGAGTGGCCGGAGCCTCCTCCCGCCTTCAAGCTGAGGCGGGGCTGGAAGGACCGCGCCCGCCGCCTGATTCGCAGGGACGGCAAGCGGCTGCTGGCCGCCGGGGAAGCCGCGCTCGCCACCCACGACGCCGAGCAGTGGCACGACTGGCGCAAACGCCTTAAGCGCTACCGTTACACGCTCGCGCTGCTGGGCGAGGTGCCCCCGGTGCTGACCGACACGCTCGAAGCCCTGGGTCGCTTTCAGGACGCCGAGGTCGTGCTGGGCATCCTGCACGGCGACCCCGACCTCTTGCGCTACGAGCGTGCCCGCCTGATCGCGCGGGAGGAAGTGGCCCGTAACAAAGCCCAGGGGCGGGTGCGTGAACTGTTCCCGGAGCTGGCCCGTTTGCTCAGCGTGGGGGACGCGGGGGAGGACTGA
- a CDS encoding NTP transferase domain-containing protein: MPPTSPRPVWGILLAAGRGRRMGRPKPLVLLGGRPLIAYAAASLAAGGYGGLLAAVPPGEVGEGVRAALSEWPFMVVENPQPERGLLSSFRVALGALPEGVSAAAFALADMPLVTADTHRALVSAFRETGAPLVLARYGEEAVHAPPHLLRADLWPEVLALPDADHGPRSVLRAHAAGAVDVDVSAGQLLDVDTPEALAQAEARFSPPPRPPR; this comes from the coding sequence ATGCCCCCCACTTCCCCCCGTCCTGTTTGGGGCATCCTCCTCGCCGCTGGACGGGGCCGCCGGATGGGTCGGCCCAAGCCGCTGGTGCTGCTGGGTGGGCGCCCCTTGATCGCGTACGCGGCCGCGTCGCTCGCGGCGGGAGGGTACGGCGGCCTGCTCGCGGCCGTGCCCCCCGGCGAGGTGGGGGAGGGGGTGCGGGCGGCACTCTCGGAGTGGCCCTTCATGGTGGTCGAGAATCCGCAGCCGGAACGGGGACTGCTCTCCTCCTTCCGGGTCGCGCTGGGGGCGCTCCCGGAGGGGGTGAGTGCGGCGGCCTTCGCGTTGGCGGATATGCCGCTGGTGACGGCAGACACGCACCGGGCACTCGTCTCGGCGTTCCGGGAGACGGGGGCGCCCCTCGTGCTGGCCCGCTATGGGGAGGAGGCCGTCCACGCCCCGCCCCACCTCCTCCGGGCCGACCTCTGGCCGGAGGTGCTCGCCCTGCCGGACGCCGACCACGGCCCCCGCTCGGTGCTGCGGGCACATGCGGCGGGGGCCGTGGATGTGGACGTTTCCGCTGGTCAACTCCTCGACGTGGACACGCCGGAGGCTCTGGCCCAGGCCGAGGCCCGGTTCAGTCCTCCCCCGCGTCCCCCACGCTGA
- a CDS encoding carbon monoxide dehydrogenase subunit G, which produces MKLSYSGQEHVQAPPAAVWAFVQDPERVARCLPDVQEVVVHDQTHMDATVQVGVGMVRGKFKFKIEVLPDEAANRVNVKVQGGGLGSMVDLTAGANIVDNGNGTTTLDWTGDATMRGPVATVGGRVLDAQAQKLIEKTFQNMSAQVGANAGTLA; this is translated from the coding sequence ATGAAACTGAGCTACAGCGGCCAGGAACACGTGCAAGCGCCCCCGGCGGCGGTCTGGGCTTTTGTTCAGGACCCCGAACGGGTGGCCCGCTGCCTGCCCGACGTGCAGGAAGTCGTGGTCCACGACCAGACCCATATGGACGCGACTGTGCAGGTCGGCGTGGGCATGGTGCGCGGCAAGTTCAAGTTCAAGATCGAGGTCTTGCCTGATGAGGCCGCCAACCGGGTGAACGTGAAGGTGCAAGGCGGCGGCCTGGGCAGCATGGTGGACCTGACGGCGGGAGCGAACATCGTGGACAACGGGAACGGGACGACCACGCTGGACTGGACCGGCGACGCGACCATGCGCGGCCCGGTGGCGACCGTGGGGGGGCGGGTGCTGGACGCGCAGGCGCAGAAGTTGATCGAGAAGACCTTCCAGAACATGAGCGCCCAGGTCGGCGCTAACGCCGGAACCCTGGCGTGA
- a CDS encoding AAA family ATPase, translated as MTAPPEPPDLRAAFRERGYVAGGALATALRLVVALGKPLLLEGPAGVGKTEAAKTLAAALGTRLIRLQCYEGLDAQSALYEWNYARQLLHLRAAEAGGRPVRDADLYGPEFLMQRPLLEAIRQSAPPVLLIDEVDRADDAFEAFLLELLAEWQVTVPELGTLTATARPHVLLTSNRARELSDALRRRCLYLWVDYPSRAEELEIVRARLPGIDGALAGQVTRAVHALRELPLGKPPGVAETLDWAAALVALHRDHLDAEALELTLGAVLKLREDQLLARPVLEKIARP; from the coding sequence GTGACCGCGCCCCCCGAACCCCCCGACCTCCGCGCCGCCTTCCGCGAGCGGGGCTACGTGGCGGGGGGCGCCCTGGCGACGGCCCTGCGGCTGGTCGTGGCGCTGGGCAAACCGCTCCTGCTGGAAGGGCCAGCGGGCGTCGGCAAGACGGAGGCCGCCAAGACCCTCGCGGCGGCGCTGGGCACCCGCCTAATTCGCCTTCAGTGCTACGAGGGGCTGGACGCGCAATCGGCCCTCTACGAGTGGAACTACGCCCGCCAACTGCTGCACCTGCGGGCGGCGGAGGCAGGGGGGCGACCCGTCCGCGACGCCGACCTGTACGGCCCCGAGTTCCTGATGCAGCGGCCCCTGCTCGAAGCGATTCGGCAGTCCGCGCCCCCGGTCCTCCTGATCGACGAGGTGGACCGGGCGGACGACGCCTTTGAAGCCTTCCTACTCGAACTGCTCGCCGAGTGGCAGGTCACGGTGCCGGAACTGGGCACCCTGACGGCGACCGCCCGCCCCCACGTCCTGCTGACCAGCAACCGCGCCCGCGAACTCAGCGACGCGCTGCGGCGGCGCTGCCTCTACCTGTGGGTGGACTACCCCAGCCGTGCCGAGGAGCTGGAGATCGTGCGGGCGCGGCTGCCGGGCATCGACGGGGCGCTGGCGGGACAGGTGACGAGGGCCGTCCACGCCCTGCGCGAGCTGCCGCTGGGCAAGCCCCCCGGCGTGGCCGAGACGCTGGACTGGGCGGCGGCGCTCGTGGCTCTGCACCGTGACCACCTCGACGCGGAGGCGCTGGAGCTGACCCTGGGCGCGGTGCTGAAACTGCGCGAGGACCAACTGCTGGCCCGCCCGGTGCTGGAGAAGATCGCCCGGCCGTGA